The Rhinolophus ferrumequinum isolate MPI-CBG mRhiFer1 chromosome 6, mRhiFer1_v1.p, whole genome shotgun sequence genome has a window encoding:
- the CEP170B gene encoding centrosomal protein of 170 kDa protein B isoform X2, with protein MSVTSWFLVSSSGTRHRLPRELIFVGRDECELMLQSRSVDKQHAVINYDQDRDEHWVKDLGSLNGTFVNETRIPDQKYVTLKLNDVIRFGYDSNMYVLERVQHRVPEEALRHEKYTSQLQVSVKAPVPKSGEGLPEHTPYCESPNPRLERGDRKPGAEAAAYRTPLYGQPSWWGEDDGGIPPGDRYQEGPYPERPKELAQQDGDLTGSTAGFRDPIEPQGYSFRREPSYFEIPTKEAPQPPRPPEVPTHEVPTKGGEPGGAGVAPVVQSHASFTIEFDDCSPGQVKIRDHVTKFSLRRRRPPGKATPVEAVSAETKVADWLVHNDPSLLPRAGLVDDRHSTKSDLPIHTRTLKGHKHEDGTQSDSEDPMAKAATAAGVPADNGEQVRLQRQIKRDPQELLHNQQAFVIEFFDEDTPRKKRSQSFTHTPPGDPKADKRRGPGLVDRDRPGAPTPAPGPARGPGSSGPQRASSLKREKTEERLGAPSAPARASARPFGSVGRRSRLTQDFMVQCLREGSPAARPGPEKAAPEAPTPLMPHGASPVAPSTPPLPPADPQLTKARKQEEDDSLSDAGTYTIETETQDQEVEEARRMIDQVFGVLESPELSRVSSAIFRPVIRGDRDESGDGMTQRMALLQEFTSRPVGVAPQGELQGPPVPGSPGGQKWVSRWASLADSYSDPGLAEDGPGRTPGELEEALPVRHRRLLPQLPRGRTDSPAGPEATRRSGPGPPEPGSEPASHLLGQEDLEPDSLSDASGSDGGLQEERRRSPQERLVWARGRRSPRATADPAPTSFFIGDQNLEAAFPQKTSVVPGDVDGPGQVAQPSTPARDGVYVSTSGRVVIQLQTGRSPEPESPTPAQAKEALPYIRQESFIKEPASGPPAPGQLPQISSHPLLQDLAAARASRMDLHSEDTQLILKETETVLAALGARLLSKSVAEAEGEVGGTPGPPEDSLSGGSDVDTASTISLFSGKNGPSPTSPQLMGLQKEKPPSPPAAQDLGGAALSCTQERLSQKQHLPVSPADTGRGELARRLAARRGQGSQGSLDWPDERGSGLAHPPGSGTVTSDNETSTATGAGRLASRRKPTAPPPSPSVREEQNRVSASAQKVQQALTRSNSLSTPRPTRASRLRRARLGDTSDTEVVDGERGSLANPEPVVRPAAEQAKKLSRLDILAMPRKRAGSFTGPSDSDAAPTRASFSGRSVEVYCAGRKPTVAEARAAARKTASATTVPRQPFSRARPGSARYSSPRTNSLTRDTRRRQQGSDCTSTSEEEYGSHHSSPKHTRSRASTATQTPRPSSSARARPRTPGLRDTDDEEEEPDPYGFVVQTAEIAEIARLSQTLVKDVAILAQEIHDVAGDGDPLGSPGPARSPSLGNVPSIPASTISAHEELVQRIPEASLNFQKVPPGSLSSQDLDQNMNDCREEPLANKTRPRNREEVIFDNLMLNPVSQLSHAIRENTEHLAEKMKILFQNTGRAWEDLEARINAENEVPLLKTSNKEISSILKELRRVQKQLEVINAIVDPSGNLDLLTGNRGSAGSAQLGKVRPAAQSPSSPPSALSLRSFPQRANCGSPSLPDPSFLPDFLPDSERFLI; from the exons ATGAGTGTCACCTCCTGGTTCCTGGTGAGCAGCAGTGGCACCCGCCACCGGCTACCACGAGAGCTCATCTTCGTGGGGCGTGACGAGTGTGAGCTCATGCTACAG TCCCGCAGTGTGGACAAGCAGCATGCCGTCATCAACTACGACCAGGACAGGGACGAGCACTGGGTGAAGGACCTTGGCAGCTTGAACGGG ACGTTCGTGAACGAGACACGCATCCCCGACCAGAAGTACGTCACGCTGAAGCTCAACGATGTCATTCGCTTCGGCTATG ATTCCAACATGTATGTGCTGGAGCGCGTGCAGCACCGCGTCCCCGAGGAGGCACTCAGG CACGAGAAGTACACCAGCCAGCTGCAGGTGAGCGTGAAGGCTCCAGTGCCCAAGAGTGGCGAGGGGCTGCCAGAGCACACACCTTACTGCGAGTCCCCGAACCCCAGGCTGGAGCGGGGGGACCGGAAACCAGGAGCAG AGGCAGCAGCCTACCGCACACCCCTGTACGGGCAGCCCTCCTGGTGGGGTGAGGACGATGGTGGCATCCCGCCTGGGGACCGGTATCAGGAGGGGCCATACCCAG AGCGGCCCAAGGAGCTGGCACAGCAGGATGGGGACCTCACCGGGTCGACGGCTGGCTTCCGGGACCCCATCGAGCCTCAGGGCTACTCATTCCGGCGGGAGCCCAGCTACTTCGAGATCCCTACAAAGGAGGCCCCACAGCCACCACGGCCCCCTGAGGTGCCCACGCACGAGGTGCCCACCAAGGGCGGGGAGCCAGGCGGGGCCGGGGTGGCACCGGTGGTGCAGAGCCACGCTTCCTTCACTATCGAGTTTGACGACTGCAGCCCGGGCCAGGTGAAGATCAGGGACCACGTCACCAAGTTCTCCCTGCGCCGGCGGCGGCCACCCGGCAAGGCCACGCCGGTGGAGGCAGTCTCCGCGGAGACCAAAGTGGCGGACTGGCTGGTGCACAACGATCCCAGCCTGCTGCCCCGGGCCGGCCTCGTCGATGACCGTCACAGCACCAAGAGTGACCTGCCCATCCACACCCGCACCCTGAAGG GCCACAAGCATGAGGATGGCACACAGAGCGACTCGGAGGACCCCATGGCCAAGGCAGCCACAGCAGCCGGGGTCCCTGCGGACAATGGGGAGCAGGTGCGGCTGCAGAGGCAGATCAAGCGGGACCCCCAGGAGCTGCTGCACAACCAGCAGGCCTTCGTCATCGAGTTCTTCGACGAGGACACACCCCGCAAGAAGCGTTCCCAGTCCTTCACCCATACTCCCCCCGGGGACCCCAAGGCCGATAAGCGCCGAGGCCCAGGGCTGGTCGACAGGGACCGCCCAGGTGCCCCAACCCCAGCCCCGGGCCCTGCTCGGGGGCCGGGCAGCTCGGGGCCACAGCGGGCCAGCTCGCTGAAGCGCGAGAAGACAGAGGAGCGGCTGGGTGCCCCCTCGGCCCCTGCCCGGGCCTCCGCCCGCCCCTTTGGCAGCGTGGGGCGTCGCTCCCGTCTGACCCAGGACTTCATGGTCCAGTGCCTGCGGGAGGGCTCCCCGGCCGCCCGGCCCGGCCCTGAGAAGGCAGCCCCAGAGGCGCCCACCCCCTTGATGCCCCATGGGGCCAGTCCCGTGGCCCCCTCGACCCCACCACTACCCCCCGCTGACCCCCAGCTGACCAAGGCACGCAAACAGGAGGAGGATGACAGCCTCAGTGACGCAGGGACCTACACCATCGAGACAGAGACGCAGGACCAGGAGGTGGAGGAGGCCCGTAGGATGATTGACCAG GTGTTTGGCGTACTCGAGTCCCCTGAACTCTCCAGGGTGTCCTCGGCCATTTTTCGCCCAGTCATCAGAGGGGACAGAGACGAGTCTGGTGACGGGATGACCCAGCGGATGGCCCTGCTGCAGGAGTTCACGTCCCGGCCAGTGGGCGTGGCACCTCAGGGGGAGCTCCAG GGTCCCCCAGTGCCGGGCTCCCCTGGGGGTCAAAAGTGGGTGTCCCGCTGGGCCAGCCTGGCAGACAGCTACTCAGACCCGGGCCTGGCAG AGGATGGCCCGGGGCGCACACCTGGGGAGCTTGAGGAGGCTCTGCCTGTGCGCCATAGACGACTACTCCCGCAGCTACCCCGCGGCAGGACGGACAGCCCCGCCGGCCCCGAGGCCACCCGGAGGAGCGGGCCTGGGCCACCAGAGCCAGGCAGTGAGCCAGCCAGCCACCTCTTGGGCCAGGAGGACTTGGAACCAGACAGCCTCAGTGATGCCAGCGGGTCAGATGGGGGCCTGCAGGAGGAGAGACGCAGGAGCCCCCAGGAGAGACTGGTGTGGGCGAGGGGCCGGCGTTCACCAAGAGCCACCGCggaccctgcccccacctctttCTTCATCGGGGACCAGAACCTGGAGGCTGCCTTTCCCCAGAAAACGTCTGTGGTTCCAGGGGATGTGGACGGCCCAGGGCAGGTGGCTCAGCCCAGCACTCCGGCGAGGGATGGTGTGTACGTCAGCACCAGTGGGAGGGTGGTCATCCAGCTGCAGACAGGGCGGTCCCCAGAGCCTGAGAGCCCCACCCCGGCCCAGGCCAAGGAGGCCCTGCCCTACATCCGACAGGAGAGCTTCATCAAGGAGCCGGCCAGTGGTCCCCCCGCACCTGGCCAGCTCCCGCAAATCTCCAGTCACCCCCTCCTGCAGGACCTGGCTGCAGCCCGGGCCTCGCGCATGGACCTCCACTCCGAGGACACCCAGCTGATCTTGAAGGAGACAGAGACAGTTCTGGCAGCCTTGGGGGCCCGACTGCTCTCCAAGTCTGTGGCAGAGGCAGAGGGCGAGGTGGGTGGCACCCCTGGGCCGCCAGAGGACTCCCTGTCTGGGGGCTCTGACGTGGACACGGCCAGCACCATCAGTCTGTTCAGTGGCAAGAATGGGCCCAGCCCTACGAGCCCCCAACTCATGGGGCTGCAGAAGGAGAAGCCGCCCTCCCCACCAGCTGCGCAGGACCTGGGGGGAGCTGCCCTCAGCTGTACCCAGGAACGGCTGTCACAGAAGCAGCACCTCCCAGTGAGCCCGGCGGACACTGGCCGTGGAGAGCTGGCACGGCGCTTGGCTGCACGGCGTGGCCAGGGATCCCAGGGGAGCCTGGACTGGCCCGACGAGCGAGGCTCTGGCCTTGCCCACCCACCTGGCTCAGGCACAGTCACTTCCGACAATGAGACCTCCACAGCCACTGGGGCGGGGCGGCTGGCGTCTCGCCGAAAACCTACTGCCCCACCGCCATCCCCATCTGTCCGGGAAGAGCAGAACCGAGTCTCGGCCAGCGCTCAGAAGGTGCAGCAGGCGCTAACCCGCTCCAACAGCCTGTCCACCCCACGGCCCACGCGGGCCTCCCGGCTGAGGCGGGCTCGACTGGGGGACACCTCGGACACAGAAGTGGTGGACGGTGAACGGGGGTCCCTGGCCAACCCTGAGCCGGTGGTGCGGCCGGCCGCCGAGCAGGCCAAGAAGTTGTCACGCCTGGACATCCTGGCCATGCCCCGGAAGCGGGCGGGCTCCTTCACGGGGCCCAGTGACTCAGACGCGGCCCCCACCCGTGCCAGCTTCTCTGGCCGCAGCGTCGAGGTGTACTGCGCAGGCCGCAAGCCCACTGTGGCCGAGGCTCGGGCCGCCGCCAGGAAGACCGCCAGTGCTACCACGGTTCCCCGCCAGCCCTTCAGCAGGGCGCGTCCAGGCAGTGCGCGATACTCCTCACCCA GAACCAATTCACTCACCCGAGACACGCGTCGCCGGCAGCAGGGCTCAGATTGCACGTCCACCTCCGAGGAAGAGTACGGCTCCCACCACagctcccccaaacacacacgcTCCCGTGCCTCAACAGCCACGCAGACCCCACGGCCTAGCAGCTCTGCCCGGGCCCGGCCACGGACCCCCGGCCTGCGTGACACAGACGACGAGGAAGAGGAGCCTGACCCCTACGGCTTTGTTGTGCAAACGGCCGAGATCGCGGAGATCGCCAG GTTGAGCCAGACGCTGGTGAAGGATGTGGCCATCCTTGCCCAGGAGATCCACGACGTGGCCGGTGACGGTGACCCGCTGGGCTCACCAGGGCCCGCCCGCAGCCCCTCCCTCGGCAACGTGCCCAGCATCCCCGCCTCCACCATCTCGGCCCATGAGGAG ctGGTGCAGCGTATCCCTGAGGCCAGCCTCAACTTCCAGAAGGTGCCGCCCGGCTCCCTGAGCTCTCAGGACTTGGACCAGAACATGAATGATTGCCGCGAGGAGCCCCTGGCCAACAAGACGCGGCCTCGGAACCGCGAGGAG GTGATCTTCGATAATCTGATGCTGAACCCCGTGTCCCAGCTGTCCCATGCCATCCGCGAGAACACAGAGCACCTCGCCGAGAAGATGAA GATCCTCTTTCAGAACACGGGGCGTGCATGGGAGGACCTGGAAGCCAGGATCAACGCCGAGAACGAGGTGCCCCTCCTAAAGACGTCCAACAAG GAAATTAGTTCCATTTTGAAAGAACTGAGACGTGTGCAGAAGCAGCTGGAAG tCATCAATGCTATTGTGGACCCCAGCGGGAACCTGGACCTGCTGACCGGAAATAGGGGCTCTGCGGGCTCGGCCCAGCTCGGGAAGGTGCGGCCGGCTGCCCAGAGCCCATCTTCGCCCCCTTCGGCCCTGTCACTGAGGAGCTTCCCACAGAGGGCCAACTGTGGGTCCCCCAGCCTCCCAGACCCCTCCTTTCTCCCCGACTTCCTCCCAGACTCAGAGAGGTTCCTGATCTAG
- the CEP170B gene encoding centrosomal protein of 170 kDa protein B isoform X1, which translates to MSVTSWFLVSSSGTRHRLPRELIFVGRDECELMLQSRSVDKQHAVINYDQDRDEHWVKDLGSLNGTFVNETRIPDQKYVTLKLNDVIRFGYDSNMYVLERVQHRVPEEALRHEKYTSQLQVSVKAPVPKSGEGLPEHTPYCESPNPRLERGDRKPGAEAAAYRTPLYGQPSWWGEDDGGIPPGDRYQEGPYPERPKELAQQDGDLTGSTAGFRDPIEPQGYSFRREPSYFEIPTKEAPQPPRPPEVPTHEVPTKGGEPGGAGVAPVVQSHASFTIEFDDCSPGQVKIRDHVTKFSLRRRRPPGKATPVEAVSAETKVADWLVHNDPSLLPRAGLVDDRHSTKSDLPIHTRTLKGHKHEDGTQSDSEDPMAKAATAAGVPADNGEQVRLQRQIKRDPQELLHNQQAFVIEFFDEDTPRKKRSQSFTHTPPGDPKADKRRGPGLVDRDRPGAPTPAPGPARGPGSSGPQRASSLKREKTEERLGAPSAPARASARPFGSVGRRSRLTQDFMVQCLREGSPAARPGPEKAAPEAPTPLMPHGASPVAPSTPPLPPADPQLTKARKQEEDDSLSDAGTYTIETETQDQEVEEARRMIDQVFGVLESPELSRVSSAIFRPVIRGDRDESGDGMTQRMALLQEFTSRPVGVAPQGELQGPPVPGSPGGQKWVSRWASLADSYSDPGLAEDGPGRTPGELEEALPVRHRRLLPQLPRGRTDSPAGPEATRRSGPGPPEPGSEPASHLLGQEDLEPDSLSDASGSDGGLQEERRRSPQERLVWARGRRSPRATADPAPTSFFIGDQNLEAAFPQKTSVVPGDVDGPGQVAQPSTPARDGVYVSTSGRVVIQLQTGRSPEPESPTPAQAKEALPYIRQESFIKEPASGPPAPGQLPQISSHPLLQDLAAARASRMDLHSEDTQLILKETETVLAALGARLLSKSVAEAEGEVGGTPGPPEDSLSGGSDVDTASTISLFSGKNGPSPTSPQLMGLQKEKPPSPPAAQDLGGAALSCTQERLSQKQHLPVSPADTGRGELARRLAARRGQGSQGSLDWPDERGSGLAHPPGSGTVTSDNETSTATGAGRLASRRKPTAPPPSPSVREEQNRVSASAQKVQQALTRSNSLSTPRPTRASRLRRARLGDTSDTEVVDGERGSLANPEPVVRPAAEQAKKLSRLDILAMPRKRAGSFTGPSDSDAAPTRASFSGRSVEVYCAGRKPTVAEARAAARKTASATTVPRQPFSRARPGSARYSSPTSGTNSLTRDTRRRQQGSDCTSTSEEEYGSHHSSPKHTRSRASTATQTPRPSSSARARPRTPGLRDTDDEEEEPDPYGFVVQTAEIAEIARLSQTLVKDVAILAQEIHDVAGDGDPLGSPGPARSPSLGNVPSIPASTISAHEELVQRIPEASLNFQKVPPGSLSSQDLDQNMNDCREEPLANKTRPRNREEVIFDNLMLNPVSQLSHAIRENTEHLAEKMKILFQNTGRAWEDLEARINAENEVPLLKTSNKEISSILKELRRVQKQLEVINAIVDPSGNLDLLTGNRGSAGSAQLGKVRPAAQSPSSPPSALSLRSFPQRANCGSPSLPDPSFLPDFLPDSERFLI; encoded by the exons ATGAGTGTCACCTCCTGGTTCCTGGTGAGCAGCAGTGGCACCCGCCACCGGCTACCACGAGAGCTCATCTTCGTGGGGCGTGACGAGTGTGAGCTCATGCTACAG TCCCGCAGTGTGGACAAGCAGCATGCCGTCATCAACTACGACCAGGACAGGGACGAGCACTGGGTGAAGGACCTTGGCAGCTTGAACGGG ACGTTCGTGAACGAGACACGCATCCCCGACCAGAAGTACGTCACGCTGAAGCTCAACGATGTCATTCGCTTCGGCTATG ATTCCAACATGTATGTGCTGGAGCGCGTGCAGCACCGCGTCCCCGAGGAGGCACTCAGG CACGAGAAGTACACCAGCCAGCTGCAGGTGAGCGTGAAGGCTCCAGTGCCCAAGAGTGGCGAGGGGCTGCCAGAGCACACACCTTACTGCGAGTCCCCGAACCCCAGGCTGGAGCGGGGGGACCGGAAACCAGGAGCAG AGGCAGCAGCCTACCGCACACCCCTGTACGGGCAGCCCTCCTGGTGGGGTGAGGACGATGGTGGCATCCCGCCTGGGGACCGGTATCAGGAGGGGCCATACCCAG AGCGGCCCAAGGAGCTGGCACAGCAGGATGGGGACCTCACCGGGTCGACGGCTGGCTTCCGGGACCCCATCGAGCCTCAGGGCTACTCATTCCGGCGGGAGCCCAGCTACTTCGAGATCCCTACAAAGGAGGCCCCACAGCCACCACGGCCCCCTGAGGTGCCCACGCACGAGGTGCCCACCAAGGGCGGGGAGCCAGGCGGGGCCGGGGTGGCACCGGTGGTGCAGAGCCACGCTTCCTTCACTATCGAGTTTGACGACTGCAGCCCGGGCCAGGTGAAGATCAGGGACCACGTCACCAAGTTCTCCCTGCGCCGGCGGCGGCCACCCGGCAAGGCCACGCCGGTGGAGGCAGTCTCCGCGGAGACCAAAGTGGCGGACTGGCTGGTGCACAACGATCCCAGCCTGCTGCCCCGGGCCGGCCTCGTCGATGACCGTCACAGCACCAAGAGTGACCTGCCCATCCACACCCGCACCCTGAAGG GCCACAAGCATGAGGATGGCACACAGAGCGACTCGGAGGACCCCATGGCCAAGGCAGCCACAGCAGCCGGGGTCCCTGCGGACAATGGGGAGCAGGTGCGGCTGCAGAGGCAGATCAAGCGGGACCCCCAGGAGCTGCTGCACAACCAGCAGGCCTTCGTCATCGAGTTCTTCGACGAGGACACACCCCGCAAGAAGCGTTCCCAGTCCTTCACCCATACTCCCCCCGGGGACCCCAAGGCCGATAAGCGCCGAGGCCCAGGGCTGGTCGACAGGGACCGCCCAGGTGCCCCAACCCCAGCCCCGGGCCCTGCTCGGGGGCCGGGCAGCTCGGGGCCACAGCGGGCCAGCTCGCTGAAGCGCGAGAAGACAGAGGAGCGGCTGGGTGCCCCCTCGGCCCCTGCCCGGGCCTCCGCCCGCCCCTTTGGCAGCGTGGGGCGTCGCTCCCGTCTGACCCAGGACTTCATGGTCCAGTGCCTGCGGGAGGGCTCCCCGGCCGCCCGGCCCGGCCCTGAGAAGGCAGCCCCAGAGGCGCCCACCCCCTTGATGCCCCATGGGGCCAGTCCCGTGGCCCCCTCGACCCCACCACTACCCCCCGCTGACCCCCAGCTGACCAAGGCACGCAAACAGGAGGAGGATGACAGCCTCAGTGACGCAGGGACCTACACCATCGAGACAGAGACGCAGGACCAGGAGGTGGAGGAGGCCCGTAGGATGATTGACCAG GTGTTTGGCGTACTCGAGTCCCCTGAACTCTCCAGGGTGTCCTCGGCCATTTTTCGCCCAGTCATCAGAGGGGACAGAGACGAGTCTGGTGACGGGATGACCCAGCGGATGGCCCTGCTGCAGGAGTTCACGTCCCGGCCAGTGGGCGTGGCACCTCAGGGGGAGCTCCAG GGTCCCCCAGTGCCGGGCTCCCCTGGGGGTCAAAAGTGGGTGTCCCGCTGGGCCAGCCTGGCAGACAGCTACTCAGACCCGGGCCTGGCAG AGGATGGCCCGGGGCGCACACCTGGGGAGCTTGAGGAGGCTCTGCCTGTGCGCCATAGACGACTACTCCCGCAGCTACCCCGCGGCAGGACGGACAGCCCCGCCGGCCCCGAGGCCACCCGGAGGAGCGGGCCTGGGCCACCAGAGCCAGGCAGTGAGCCAGCCAGCCACCTCTTGGGCCAGGAGGACTTGGAACCAGACAGCCTCAGTGATGCCAGCGGGTCAGATGGGGGCCTGCAGGAGGAGAGACGCAGGAGCCCCCAGGAGAGACTGGTGTGGGCGAGGGGCCGGCGTTCACCAAGAGCCACCGCggaccctgcccccacctctttCTTCATCGGGGACCAGAACCTGGAGGCTGCCTTTCCCCAGAAAACGTCTGTGGTTCCAGGGGATGTGGACGGCCCAGGGCAGGTGGCTCAGCCCAGCACTCCGGCGAGGGATGGTGTGTACGTCAGCACCAGTGGGAGGGTGGTCATCCAGCTGCAGACAGGGCGGTCCCCAGAGCCTGAGAGCCCCACCCCGGCCCAGGCCAAGGAGGCCCTGCCCTACATCCGACAGGAGAGCTTCATCAAGGAGCCGGCCAGTGGTCCCCCCGCACCTGGCCAGCTCCCGCAAATCTCCAGTCACCCCCTCCTGCAGGACCTGGCTGCAGCCCGGGCCTCGCGCATGGACCTCCACTCCGAGGACACCCAGCTGATCTTGAAGGAGACAGAGACAGTTCTGGCAGCCTTGGGGGCCCGACTGCTCTCCAAGTCTGTGGCAGAGGCAGAGGGCGAGGTGGGTGGCACCCCTGGGCCGCCAGAGGACTCCCTGTCTGGGGGCTCTGACGTGGACACGGCCAGCACCATCAGTCTGTTCAGTGGCAAGAATGGGCCCAGCCCTACGAGCCCCCAACTCATGGGGCTGCAGAAGGAGAAGCCGCCCTCCCCACCAGCTGCGCAGGACCTGGGGGGAGCTGCCCTCAGCTGTACCCAGGAACGGCTGTCACAGAAGCAGCACCTCCCAGTGAGCCCGGCGGACACTGGCCGTGGAGAGCTGGCACGGCGCTTGGCTGCACGGCGTGGCCAGGGATCCCAGGGGAGCCTGGACTGGCCCGACGAGCGAGGCTCTGGCCTTGCCCACCCACCTGGCTCAGGCACAGTCACTTCCGACAATGAGACCTCCACAGCCACTGGGGCGGGGCGGCTGGCGTCTCGCCGAAAACCTACTGCCCCACCGCCATCCCCATCTGTCCGGGAAGAGCAGAACCGAGTCTCGGCCAGCGCTCAGAAGGTGCAGCAGGCGCTAACCCGCTCCAACAGCCTGTCCACCCCACGGCCCACGCGGGCCTCCCGGCTGAGGCGGGCTCGACTGGGGGACACCTCGGACACAGAAGTGGTGGACGGTGAACGGGGGTCCCTGGCCAACCCTGAGCCGGTGGTGCGGCCGGCCGCCGAGCAGGCCAAGAAGTTGTCACGCCTGGACATCCTGGCCATGCCCCGGAAGCGGGCGGGCTCCTTCACGGGGCCCAGTGACTCAGACGCGGCCCCCACCCGTGCCAGCTTCTCTGGCCGCAGCGTCGAGGTGTACTGCGCAGGCCGCAAGCCCACTGTGGCCGAGGCTCGGGCCGCCGCCAGGAAGACCGCCAGTGCTACCACGGTTCCCCGCCAGCCCTTCAGCAGGGCGCGTCCAGGCAGTGCGCGATACTCCTCACCCA CTTCTGGAACCAATTCACTCACCCGAGACACGCGTCGCCGGCAGCAGGGCTCAGATTGCACGTCCACCTCCGAGGAAGAGTACGGCTCCCACCACagctcccccaaacacacacgcTCCCGTGCCTCAACAGCCACGCAGACCCCACGGCCTAGCAGCTCTGCCCGGGCCCGGCCACGGACCCCCGGCCTGCGTGACACAGACGACGAGGAAGAGGAGCCTGACCCCTACGGCTTTGTTGTGCAAACGGCCGAGATCGCGGAGATCGCCAG GTTGAGCCAGACGCTGGTGAAGGATGTGGCCATCCTTGCCCAGGAGATCCACGACGTGGCCGGTGACGGTGACCCGCTGGGCTCACCAGGGCCCGCCCGCAGCCCCTCCCTCGGCAACGTGCCCAGCATCCCCGCCTCCACCATCTCGGCCCATGAGGAG ctGGTGCAGCGTATCCCTGAGGCCAGCCTCAACTTCCAGAAGGTGCCGCCCGGCTCCCTGAGCTCTCAGGACTTGGACCAGAACATGAATGATTGCCGCGAGGAGCCCCTGGCCAACAAGACGCGGCCTCGGAACCGCGAGGAG GTGATCTTCGATAATCTGATGCTGAACCCCGTGTCCCAGCTGTCCCATGCCATCCGCGAGAACACAGAGCACCTCGCCGAGAAGATGAA GATCCTCTTTCAGAACACGGGGCGTGCATGGGAGGACCTGGAAGCCAGGATCAACGCCGAGAACGAGGTGCCCCTCCTAAAGACGTCCAACAAG GAAATTAGTTCCATTTTGAAAGAACTGAGACGTGTGCAGAAGCAGCTGGAAG tCATCAATGCTATTGTGGACCCCAGCGGGAACCTGGACCTGCTGACCGGAAATAGGGGCTCTGCGGGCTCGGCCCAGCTCGGGAAGGTGCGGCCGGCTGCCCAGAGCCCATCTTCGCCCCCTTCGGCCCTGTCACTGAGGAGCTTCCCACAGAGGGCCAACTGTGGGTCCCCCAGCCTCCCAGACCCCTCCTTTCTCCCCGACTTCCTCCCAGACTCAGAGAGGTTCCTGATCTAG